A single window of Pontibacillus chungwhensis DNA harbors:
- a CDS encoding metal-sulfur cluster assembly factor, translated as MDQTMHDNMMGALENVIDPELGIDIVNLGLVYGVDIDDEGVGQVTMTLTAMGCPLAGTIEADVKRVLADLPELKDVNVNIVWNPPWTKDKMSRYAKIALGIPD; from the coding sequence ATGGATCAGACTATGCACGATAACATGATGGGTGCACTTGAGAATGTAATCGACCCCGAGCTTGGCATTGATATTGTCAATCTTGGTTTAGTATATGGCGTTGATATTGACGATGAAGGCGTTGGACAAGTTACGATGACGCTAACAGCAATGGGGTGCCCACTTGCTGGCACGATTGAAGCTGACGTAAAACGCGTATTAGCCGATCTTCCAGAACTAAAAGACGTAAACGTTAATATTGTATGGAATCCACCGTGGACGAAAGATAAGATGTCCCGTTACGCAAAAATTGCGTTAGGCATTCCGGATTGA
- a CDS encoding MoaD/ThiS family protein, whose amino-acid sequence MVKVLLLAQFQEAAGRESVEMEAGGQTVAHVKSTLKENYNVLDLDHAQVTVNDEYKDMDTELSDGDTVAFIPPQS is encoded by the coding sequence GTGGTTAAAGTATTACTACTAGCTCAATTCCAAGAAGCAGCAGGTCGTGAAAGTGTAGAAATGGAAGCAGGTGGCCAAACGGTTGCTCATGTTAAATCCACATTAAAAGAGAACTATAACGTGCTTGATTTAGATCATGCTCAAGTTACTGTGAATGATGAATACAAAGATATGGATACGGAACTAAGCGACGGCGATACCGTTGCCTTTATTCCCCCACAATCGTAA
- a CDS encoding lmo0937 family membrane protein produces the protein MLWTILLILLLFWLFGVIFKIAGGIIHILLVVALVLLVYRLIKGRKP, from the coding sequence ATGCTTTGGACCATATTACTTATCTTATTACTATTCTGGTTATTCGGCGTCATCTTTAAAATCGCTGGCGGTATTATTCATATTCTGTTAGTTGTCGCCCTGGTCTTATTAGTTTACAGATTAATCAAAGGCCGAAAACCTTAA
- a CDS encoding undecaprenyl-diphosphate phosphatase, which translates to MNMLDQLWTLIQYLFLGVFQGFTEPIPISSSGHLIMVKDLFNIIGEKGLTFEVLVNFGSLLAVFIVYRNDLARLIASGIGFLFQKKRDEETIRDFRFIIYLLIGTIPAGVIGVLYGDAIESTFGEQASTVGITLIVTGIALWVIRNLKGSRGDGDMTFKDALIIGLAQSVALIPGISRSGATVVAAMLLGLKQTTALRFSFLLYIPVSLGTVILKGEAIMNTPSDLYIPYVLAFLGSILASYFALKWFINVMKNNNLKYFAFYCFIVGALAILFL; encoded by the coding sequence ATGAACATGCTCGATCAATTATGGACGCTTATTCAATATTTATTTTTAGGAGTATTCCAAGGATTCACGGAACCCATCCCTATTTCTTCAAGCGGACACCTGATTATGGTGAAAGATTTATTTAATATCATTGGTGAAAAAGGGTTAACGTTTGAAGTTCTTGTTAATTTCGGGTCTTTACTTGCTGTCTTTATCGTGTATCGAAATGACCTGGCACGTTTGATTGCAAGCGGAATTGGTTTCTTGTTTCAAAAGAAACGAGACGAAGAAACCATTCGAGATTTTCGCTTTATTATTTATTTATTGATTGGAACCATCCCAGCGGGCGTTATTGGCGTTTTATACGGAGATGCAATTGAAAGCACTTTCGGTGAACAAGCGAGCACTGTTGGAATCACGCTCATCGTCACCGGAATTGCGCTTTGGGTGATCCGCAATCTTAAAGGAAGCCGCGGCGACGGCGATATGACGTTTAAAGACGCGCTCATTATTGGACTAGCCCAATCTGTTGCCCTAATCCCAGGGATCAGCCGATCCGGTGCAACGGTAGTCGCAGCCATGCTTCTTGGGTTGAAGCAAACAACAGCCCTTCGCTTTTCCTTTTTACTTTATATACCTGTCAGTCTTGGAACAGTGATCTTAAAGGGGGAAGCTATTATGAACACTCCTTCTGACCTTTATATCCCTTATGTTCTGGCTTTCTTAGGTTCGATCCTGGCTTCTTACTTCGCTCTGAAGTGGTTTATTAATGTGATGAAGAACAATAACCTGAAATATTTCGCATTTTATTGCTTTATTGTCGGAGCGCTCGCGATTTTATTCTTATAA
- a CDS encoding YjzC family protein → MGQRHQFKHGDKAPNNGIYVEIGETGSMVKEPKQVHLNAGDKFPSNSNQDRVWAPKRKP, encoded by the coding sequence ATGGGACAAAGACATCAATTTAAACACGGTGACAAAGCACCGAATAACGGAATATATGTAGAAATTGGAGAAACCGGTAGCATGGTGAAAGAACCTAAGCAGGTTCATTTAAACGCTGGTGACAAATTCCCTTCAAATTCGAACCAGGACCGAGTTTGGGCTCCTAAACGTAAACCGTAA
- a CDS encoding YjzD family protein translates to MRLIWSIIWSFLLSCMTVYVVNSMDGLAFNMTQAIVLTIGFTVAVVLLGEGALAEDKE, encoded by the coding sequence ATGCGTTTAATTTGGTCTATTATTTGGTCATTCCTATTAAGCTGTATGACAGTATACGTTGTTAACAGTATGGATGGACTAGCTTTTAACATGACTCAAGCCATTGTCCTTACAATTGGATTCACCGTTGCCGTTGTCCTTTTAGGTGAAGGTGCATTAGCCGAAGATAAGGAATAA
- a CDS encoding BMP family ABC transporter substrate-binding protein yields MRSLIFMGILLLALTGCTETFGQGKVQKVGMLVESTVHDQAWGQKGYEGLLQIKEELSVDVYFKEDVKTQLETQQAIEAFADKGVNLIFGHGSRYGQYFQELQKEYPDIRFVYFNGSIKGENITSLNFNAHAMGFFGGMLSAEMTESNQVGVIAAFEWQPEIEGFYEGVNYVNPEAEVNIQYVNSWDNKDRALQFYNQMRQSGVDVFYPAGDGFSVPVIEEAKSTNTNAIGYVSDQLSIGASTVLTSTVQHVDKLYVLAAKKYNIGELPEGTLNFDFQEGVITLGEFGEKVPENVRNQITSAVEEYKESGQLPNERETTENES; encoded by the coding sequence ATGCGATCGTTGATCTTTATGGGTATCCTTCTCCTTGCACTTACGGGATGTACCGAGACATTTGGGCAAGGGAAGGTCCAAAAGGTTGGAATGTTAGTAGAAAGTACAGTGCACGATCAGGCCTGGGGGCAAAAAGGGTATGAAGGGCTTTTGCAAATAAAAGAAGAGCTCAGTGTAGATGTGTACTTTAAAGAAGACGTGAAAACTCAATTAGAGACTCAGCAAGCGATTGAAGCGTTTGCTGATAAAGGGGTCAATTTAATATTTGGACACGGAAGCCGGTACGGGCAATACTTTCAGGAGTTACAAAAGGAGTACCCGGATATTCGTTTTGTGTACTTTAACGGAAGTATTAAAGGCGAGAATATAACAAGCCTTAATTTTAACGCTCATGCCATGGGGTTCTTTGGCGGGATGCTTTCAGCGGAAATGACCGAGTCTAATCAAGTAGGGGTCATCGCTGCTTTTGAGTGGCAGCCAGAGATTGAAGGGTTCTACGAAGGCGTCAATTATGTGAACCCTGAGGCTGAAGTTAACATTCAATACGTGAATAGCTGGGACAACAAGGATCGTGCTCTTCAATTTTATAACCAAATGAGGCAGTCAGGTGTGGATGTGTTCTACCCGGCCGGGGATGGCTTTAGCGTACCTGTGATTGAAGAGGCCAAGTCAACCAATACGAATGCGATCGGATATGTATCAGATCAATTAAGTATTGGTGCTTCTACAGTATTAACGAGTACCGTACAGCACGTGGACAAGCTCTATGTCTTAGCGGCTAAGAAATACAATATAGGTGAGTTGCCTGAGGGAACATTGAACTTTGATTTCCAGGAAGGCGTGATTACTCTTGGGGAGTTCGGTGAAAAGGTACCGGAGAATGTCAGGAATCAGATCACATCTGCTGTTGAGGAATATAAAGAATCAGGGCAATTGCCAAATGAAAGAGAAACAACTGAAAATGAATCGTAA
- a CDS encoding beta-ketoacyl-ACP synthase III, whose amino-acid sequence MKSAGILGIGHYVPERVLTNFDMEKIVDTTDEWIRTRTGIEERRIASDDMDTSDLAYEAAVNALEDANVKAEDLDMILIATVTGETLFPSVGNRLQKRLGATNAASMDLAAACAGFMYGMISAQQFIQTGAYKNILIVGVEKLSKITDWEDRNTCVLFGDGAGAAVMGPVSEGKGILSFELGSDGAGAPFLYQNQGEFLQMNGREVFKFAVRQMPESSMKVLEKAGLTKEEVDFLVPHQANIRIMEAARQRLEIPEEKMATSVKRYGNTSSASIPIALSENVKNGKIKDNDVVVLVGFGGGLTWGAVALRYGV is encoded by the coding sequence ATGAAGAGTGCAGGTATTTTAGGGATTGGACACTACGTCCCTGAGCGCGTACTAACCAACTTTGATATGGAAAAAATCGTCGATACGACTGACGAATGGATTCGCACTCGTACCGGTATTGAAGAACGTCGCATTGCTTCTGATGATATGGATACATCGGACCTTGCGTACGAAGCAGCTGTGAACGCTTTAGAAGATGCTAATGTCAAAGCAGAAGATCTTGATATGATCCTAATTGCTACTGTAACAGGAGAGACGTTATTTCCTTCAGTAGGGAACCGCCTGCAAAAGCGTTTAGGCGCTACAAACGCAGCATCAATGGACTTAGCAGCAGCTTGCGCTGGCTTTATGTATGGCATGATCAGCGCCCAGCAGTTCATTCAAACGGGAGCTTATAAGAACATCCTTATTGTAGGTGTTGAGAAGCTATCTAAGATCACAGACTGGGAAGACCGAAATACATGTGTCTTATTCGGTGATGGTGCAGGTGCAGCTGTAATGGGACCTGTTAGTGAAGGAAAAGGTATCCTTTCCTTTGAATTAGGTTCAGATGGGGCTGGAGCGCCATTCCTTTATCAGAACCAGGGTGAGTTCTTGCAAATGAATGGACGAGAAGTCTTCAAGTTTGCGGTTCGCCAAATGCCTGAATCTTCTATGAAGGTTCTTGAGAAAGCGGGACTTACGAAAGAAGAAGTTGATTTCTTAGTTCCACACCAGGCGAACATACGGATTATGGAAGCAGCTCGCCAACGTTTAGAAATTCCTGAAGAGAAAATGGCGACCTCTGTGAAGCGATATGGAAATACTTCCTCAGCTTCCATCCCAATTGCCTTATCAGAAAACGTAAAAAACGGTAAAATAAAAGATAACGATGTAGTTGTACTTGTCGGATTTGGTGGCGGCCTGACATGGGGCGCTGTAGCACTAAGATACGGAGTTTAA
- the fabF gene encoding beta-ketoacyl-ACP synthase II: MDSRRVVITGMGSVSPLGNDVETMWNNIVEGNSGIAPITKVDPSEFNANVAGELKDFEPGNFFDKKEAKRMDPFTQYALAASLMAVKDAGLDINEDIAHRTGVWIGSGIGGMTTYDEQFRKYMDKGARRVSPFFVPMLIPDMAAGQVSIATGAKGINSCTVTACASGANSIGDAFKVIQRGDADYMIAGGAEAPLTPMSFAGFSSMKALSPVEDPTKASRPFDKERSGFVMGEGSGILVMETLESAKKRGAKIYAEIVGYGSTGDAHHITAPAPNGEGASRAMKQAIEDAGLTPDSIDYVNAHGTGTALNDKFETEAVKAVFGDHAYKLAMSSTKSMTGHLLGAAGAVEAVISIKSILNNILPPTTNYENEDPDCDLDIVPNEAREREVNTVLSNSLGFGGHNATLIFKQYQD, encoded by the coding sequence ATGGATTCAAGACGAGTTGTCATTACAGGGATGGGATCAGTATCCCCTCTTGGAAATGATGTAGAAACGATGTGGAATAATATTGTCGAAGGGAATTCGGGTATTGCCCCTATTACAAAAGTAGACCCAAGTGAATTTAATGCAAATGTTGCTGGGGAGCTAAAAGACTTCGAACCAGGTAATTTCTTTGACAAGAAAGAAGCAAAACGGATGGACCCATTCACACAGTATGCGTTAGCAGCTTCCCTAATGGCCGTAAAAGACGCAGGATTAGACATCAACGAAGATATCGCACATCGGACAGGTGTATGGATCGGCTCTGGTATTGGTGGGATGACCACATACGATGAACAGTTCCGTAAGTATATGGACAAGGGTGCTCGCCGCGTAAGTCCATTTTTCGTTCCTATGTTAATTCCAGATATGGCAGCTGGCCAGGTTTCCATCGCAACGGGAGCCAAAGGAATTAATTCTTGTACGGTTACAGCTTGTGCATCTGGTGCCAATTCTATTGGAGATGCCTTTAAAGTCATCCAGCGTGGTGATGCTGATTATATGATCGCAGGTGGAGCGGAAGCCCCTCTTACACCAATGTCATTCGCTGGTTTCTCTTCCATGAAAGCTTTATCCCCAGTGGAAGACCCAACGAAAGCCAGCCGTCCGTTTGATAAAGAACGTTCTGGCTTTGTTATGGGTGAAGGTTCAGGTATCCTTGTTATGGAAACGTTGGAATCTGCGAAGAAACGTGGAGCTAAGATCTACGCTGAAATCGTTGGTTATGGATCTACAGGAGATGCTCACCACATTACAGCACCTGCTCCAAATGGAGAAGGCGCATCTCGTGCGATGAAGCAGGCAATTGAGGATGCAGGTCTTACACCTGATTCCATTGATTATGTTAATGCCCATGGTACGGGGACGGCTTTAAACGATAAATTCGAAACGGAAGCTGTAAAAGCTGTATTCGGAGACCACGCTTACAAATTAGCGATGAGCTCAACGAAGTCTATGACCGGTCACCTTCTAGGTGCGGCAGGAGCAGTTGAAGCAGTAATTTCGATTAAGAGTATTCTGAATAACATTCTGCCTCCTACGACGAATTATGAGAACGAAGATCCAGATTGTGATCTAGACATCGTGCCAAACGAAGCGCGCGAGCGTGAAGTGAACACGGTCTTAAGTAATTCACTAGGCTTTGGTGGTCATAACGCAACATTAATCTTTAAACAATATCAAGACTAA
- a CDS encoding LCP family protein: MAETRRIIRRRKKKKRRRRFLAFIVAALFFSMVAYISSQFMAGQSEAGGGFDKKEADKTKQAFEDRDQLENIEENQKDEKVNVLLVGSDSRGNGEPARTDTIMVAQYDTGKGTVKLASIMRDLWVDIPGKGYNRINASYSDGGVPLLTETIEKNFGLHIDEYAVVNFNGFKEIVDIVAPEGIEIDVEKRMYYQDNAGTVNINLQPGVQKLNGEELLGYARFRHDAKGDFNRVLRQQKVISALKEKLVSVTSITKLPKTVGALTQYVNTSMSTNEIVFNYGRRFLMDTPENIETARIPADGEWWPMTTQAGAEVLGHNEQQTQETIQQFFNAEDATTQTAEKEDNEEPS; encoded by the coding sequence ATGGCAGAAACACGTCGAATTATAAGAAGACGCAAAAAGAAAAAACGCAGAAGAAGATTTCTAGCCTTCATCGTAGCGGCACTTTTCTTTAGTATGGTTGCCTATATTTCTTCCCAGTTCATGGCTGGACAAAGTGAAGCTGGCGGAGGGTTTGATAAAAAAGAAGCTGATAAAACAAAACAAGCATTCGAAGACCGTGATCAACTTGAAAACATCGAGGAAAATCAAAAAGATGAAAAAGTGAATGTTCTCCTTGTAGGAAGTGACTCAAGAGGAAACGGGGAACCCGCACGTACTGATACCATTATGGTAGCTCAGTATGACACTGGGAAGGGTACAGTGAAACTTGCATCCATTATGCGTGACTTATGGGTGGATATCCCAGGAAAAGGATACAACCGCATTAATGCCTCTTATTCAGATGGCGGGGTTCCTTTACTAACAGAAACGATTGAGAAGAACTTTGGACTTCACATCGATGAATACGCGGTCGTGAACTTTAACGGCTTTAAAGAGATTGTAGATATTGTGGCACCAGAGGGAATTGAAATTGATGTAGAAAAGCGCATGTACTACCAGGATAATGCTGGAACGGTGAACATCAACCTTCAGCCCGGGGTACAGAAGCTTAATGGTGAAGAACTTTTAGGATATGCCCGTTTCAGACACGATGCAAAGGGTGACTTTAACCGTGTGTTACGTCAACAGAAAGTCATCTCGGCGTTAAAGGAAAAGCTTGTGTCGGTCACAAGTATCACAAAGTTACCTAAAACCGTTGGAGCTTTAACGCAATACGTTAACACGAGTATGTCTACGAATGAGATTGTATTTAATTATGGACGCCGATTCTTAATGGATACACCTGAAAATATCGAAACGGCTCGTATTCCTGCTGATGGCGAATGGTGGCCAATGACCACTCAAGCCGGAGCCGAAGTACTAGGCCATAATGAACAGCAAACACAAGAAACGATTCAGCAATTCTTCAATGCAGAGGATGCTACTACGCAAACCGCAGAGAAGGAAGATAACGAAGAACCTTCCTAG
- a CDS encoding YjbA family protein, translating to MLYLHDVWVNWFEGEENGYNVCPFHEWRKEDGIELLDQVPLLYVHQALYHYIENDLQDLPQDLLDAVYKRAYLRKNQERISIEYAFVVTDGSSVLAVDTMGYNLPVRKSRLIPRQERLVYDMIDQQKPESYNFACNDDKEYHILSPHPVTMVGLTRKERQLKQLLMMALDQLQTTQNISEVRYWLTEWDPGQYSAMHNLSFDQTWQLLYNGLSEGWSKNHEELCHKLVKGQPFFEKLWELEQNQEVNKGV from the coding sequence ATGCTATATCTACACGATGTATGGGTCAATTGGTTTGAAGGTGAAGAGAATGGGTATAACGTTTGTCCATTCCATGAATGGCGTAAAGAAGACGGAATCGAGCTCCTGGACCAGGTACCACTGTTGTATGTACATCAAGCACTATACCACTATATAGAAAACGACCTCCAAGACCTACCTCAAGATCTACTAGATGCGGTATATAAGCGGGCGTACCTACGGAAGAATCAAGAGCGTATCTCTATTGAATATGCATTTGTTGTAACAGATGGGTCCTCTGTACTCGCTGTCGACACAATGGGGTACAACCTCCCTGTTCGTAAAAGCAGACTGATTCCACGTCAAGAGCGCCTTGTCTATGACATGATTGATCAACAAAAGCCAGAGTCTTATAACTTTGCCTGTAATGACGACAAAGAGTACCACATTCTTTCTCCGCACCCTGTTACGATGGTGGGGCTAACGCGTAAAGAACGTCAACTTAAGCAACTGTTAATGATGGCACTTGATCAATTACAAACAACACAAAACATATCTGAAGTTCGCTACTGGCTAACTGAATGGGATCCAGGCCAGTATAGCGCGATGCACAACCTGAGTTTCGATCAAACATGGCAACTCCTTTACAACGGTCTCAGTGAAGGATGGTCTAAGAATCACGAAGAGCTTTGTCATAAGCTTGTTAAAGGACAACCATTCTTTGAAAAGCTGTGGGAACTCGAACAGAATCAAGAAGTGAATAAAGGTGTATAA
- the trpS gene encoding tryptophan--tRNA ligase produces MKTIFSGIQPSGTLTIGNYLGALKHFPELQEENNAYFCIVDEHAITVPQDRLKLRENIRSLAALYIAVGIDPEKSTLFIQSEVPAHTQLSWLLQCVAYIGELERMTQFKDKSQKASREGVSAGLLTYPPLMAADILLYGTDIVPVGEDQKQHLELTRNLAQRFNNKYNDIFTVPEVSISEVGARIMSLQDPTSKMSKSDENTKGFISMLDTEKQMEKKIKSAVTDSEGIVKYDKENKPGISNLLTIYSSFSGESIEDLEAKYEGKGYGDFKQGCANAVVEGMRPIQERYYELIDSEELDDILDRGAEKANYEASKMIRKAKKAMGLGRVKKKK; encoded by the coding sequence ATGAAAACAATCTTTTCAGGAATCCAACCAAGCGGAACCCTTACAATCGGGAACTATCTTGGTGCTTTAAAACACTTCCCTGAACTTCAGGAAGAGAATAACGCATACTTCTGTATCGTAGATGAGCACGCCATTACGGTCCCACAGGATCGTCTGAAGCTTCGCGAAAACATTCGCTCCCTTGCTGCTCTTTATATTGCGGTTGGGATTGATCCAGAGAAGTCTACTTTATTTATTCAATCTGAAGTCCCTGCGCATACGCAGCTAAGTTGGTTGCTACAGTGCGTTGCGTATATCGGAGAACTTGAGCGCATGACGCAGTTTAAAGATAAATCCCAAAAAGCAAGTCGTGAAGGAGTTTCAGCCGGTCTCTTAACATACCCTCCTCTTATGGCGGCCGACATCTTACTCTATGGAACAGACATCGTACCAGTCGGCGAAGACCAAAAGCAGCACCTTGAGCTGACGCGTAATTTAGCTCAACGCTTCAACAATAAGTACAATGATATCTTCACTGTTCCGGAAGTAAGCATCTCAGAAGTCGGGGCGCGCATTATGTCTCTTCAAGACCCAACGAGTAAGATGAGTAAGTCCGATGAGAACACGAAAGGATTCATTTCCATGCTTGATACAGAAAAGCAAATGGAAAAGAAAATCAAGAGTGCTGTTACGGATTCTGAAGGCATCGTAAAATACGATAAAGAAAACAAACCAGGGATCTCGAACCTGCTTACGATCTACTCTAGCTTCAGCGGAGAAAGCATTGAGGACCTTGAAGCAAAATATGAAGGAAAAGGATACGGCGACTTTAAACAAGGCTGTGCCAACGCGGTTGTTGAAGGTATGCGCCCAATCCAAGAGCGTTACTACGAGTTAATTGACTCTGAAGAATTAGATGACATTTTAGATCGCGGAGCTGAAAAAGCAAATTACGAAGCTTCTAAAATGATTCGTAAAGCTAAAAAAGCAATGGGATTAGGAAGAGTTAAGAAGAAAAAATAA
- a CDS encoding putative glycoside hydrolase → MENKQLKILSLIGILLLSFISPSLAHAEGEEESGQKAQFHTERKMAKKTLDLPDRVPRFVYDSGLDFTYPDAVRGVYVTGPSAGGSRFEKLVNLIQTTDLNSMVIDIKEDAGIITYQPEEGTPYEDVGTNYIKDPRKLLETLEKEEIYPIARIVVFKDSKLAEKRPDLSFTENGKVWKNGKGEAFVSPFQKEVWKYNVELAKKAAEMGFQEIQFDYVRFPEGFERRDDILSYDEGDYADFEGDNVQKRVTAVTDFVEYARSELSNYDVDVSVDIFGYSATIPEAPGIGQNFSKIASNVDVISSMIYPSHWTSYFGIPFPDKEPYKLVSEYAKVENEVLGKLEDPPTSRPWIQDFEAPWLYSGPTKQYGKAEVEAQIRALNENGINEFLLWNAGNSYTENVDYTP, encoded by the coding sequence ATGGAGAACAAACAACTTAAGATTTTATCCCTCATTGGAATTCTCCTGCTAAGTTTTATTTCCCCGTCTTTAGCGCATGCAGAAGGTGAAGAGGAAAGTGGACAAAAAGCACAATTCCATACTGAGCGAAAAATGGCCAAGAAAACGTTAGACCTACCAGACAGAGTCCCGCGCTTTGTATATGATTCAGGATTAGACTTTACATACCCAGATGCCGTACGCGGCGTTTACGTAACAGGGCCAAGTGCTGGTGGAAGTCGTTTTGAGAAATTAGTAAATCTGATTCAAACGACTGATTTAAACAGTATGGTAATTGATATTAAGGAAGACGCCGGTATCATTACTTACCAACCAGAAGAGGGCACTCCATACGAAGATGTAGGGACCAATTACATTAAAGACCCACGCAAATTATTGGAAACATTAGAGAAAGAAGAGATCTATCCAATTGCTCGTATTGTTGTTTTCAAAGATTCAAAGTTAGCGGAAAAACGCCCTGACTTATCATTCACAGAAAACGGGAAAGTTTGGAAGAATGGAAAAGGCGAAGCGTTTGTGAGTCCGTTCCAAAAGGAAGTATGGAAATATAACGTAGAGTTAGCAAAGAAAGCAGCAGAAATGGGCTTTCAGGAAATACAGTTTGACTATGTTCGTTTCCCGGAAGGATTTGAACGAAGAGACGATATTCTCTCCTATGATGAAGGAGACTATGCTGACTTTGAAGGAGACAATGTACAGAAGCGTGTAACAGCTGTTACAGACTTTGTAGAGTATGCTCGTTCTGAATTAAGCAACTATGATGTAGACGTGTCAGTGGATATCTTCGGATATTCCGCTACCATTCCGGAAGCGCCAGGTATTGGTCAGAACTTCTCTAAAATCGCATCAAATGTGGATGTTATTTCATCCATGATCTATCCTTCGCACTGGACATCTTACTTCGGCATCCCGTTCCCGGATAAAGAGCCGTATAAGCTTGTATCAGAATATGCGAAAGTTGAAAATGAAGTACTTGGGAAACTCGAAGACCCACCAACATCCAGACCTTGGATCCAAGACTTCGAAGCACCATGGCTATACAGTGGCCCAACGAAACAGTACGGGAAAGCTGAAGTGGAAGCGCAAATCCGTGCTTTAAATGAGAATGGCATTAACGAGTTCCTTCTATGGAATGCAGGGAATTCCTACACAGAAAACGTAGACTATACGCCATAA
- a CDS encoding Lrp/AsnC family transcriptional regulator: MLKLDQTDLRILQSLQADGRRPYTEIAKQYGISEGKVRFRINRMMESGVFEFVIHANPSKIGLHVQAIIGIVTKVGYRDKVAMELSNCKEVRFVGAFAGKYEIMIQAYFSSNERLIEFTDLYLSKVEGIEATDVFLELKDYKDSFSYIDLADEQL, encoded by the coding sequence TTGCTTAAACTAGACCAAACAGATTTGCGAATTTTGCAATCGTTGCAAGCAGACGGCCGTAGACCATACACAGAGATTGCGAAGCAATACGGGATTAGCGAGGGGAAGGTTCGATTTCGAATTAACCGTATGATGGAAAGTGGAGTATTTGAATTCGTCATTCACGCTAACCCGAGTAAGATTGGTCTTCATGTACAAGCAATCATAGGAATTGTGACCAAGGTTGGTTACAGAGACAAGGTGGCAATGGAATTATCAAATTGTAAAGAGGTACGATTCGTCGGTGCTTTCGCTGGAAAGTATGAAATTATGATCCAAGCCTATTTTTCTAGCAATGAAAGACTTATAGAATTCACAGATTTATATTTGTCAAAGGTAGAAGGAATTGAAGCTACAGACGTATTTCTGGAGTTAAAAGACTATAAGGATTCGTTCTCATACATAGATCTGGCGGATGAGCAGCTATAA